GTGGGCACCCTGGAGGGTAGCCAGGGTGTTAATTAATCAGGTTAAAGACGGGAAGATATTCACAACAGGAGGAACAGCAGTGGGAAGAGTGGGGGCAAGAGCCTGATGATGTGAAAAAACATGGCCACTTCCAGGGCTCTGAGTAGTGTGGTGGGATTAGAGTTGGGGTACATGTGTGGGGGTATTGGAGACCTGGCTGGAGGGTGAGTGGTGCCTTTCCACCTCCTCTTAGATTTTCTCTTGTCCCCAGTCAGGATGGATTGCTTCCTCCTCTGACCACCCACTATGGGCAGGGCCTCTGTTAAGAGTTCTCGAAGCTCTCCTTGTGTGGCACCCTctccctgtgccaggcactgtagtgAGCCCTTCCCAGGTATCCTCACCTCATTCAGGTCTCACAGAAGTAACCTCATTTTACAGTTAAGCTCAGGGAGGATGGATGACTTGCACGGGGCTGCAGAGCTGGGATATCAGAGCCAAGATTCCCATTTAAACTGCCCGTCACCTCTGCTGGTGCCCACTGGTGGGGTGAATTTGGTAAGAATCTGGATCTCTTAGCATCAAGGGCAGGGATGGCCTCAGCTTATTGCCTAGCTGGGGGTCTGAGAGCAAGGCCTAGCACAAAGCAGGTCCTTTGAATGGCAGAAAGAAAAATCCCCTCCCACCAGCTCACCTGTATTAGAGAAGCTGCAGGGTTCAGAGAtccctgggggcaggacacagacTCACTGGACAGAGATGTCCAAGGTTTCCTCTTCACTGCTCCAGAAGCAGGATAAGGGGATAAAAATGCCAAGGTCAGATTTGAGGGGCGGGCCCAGAGTGGGTGGCAGCTTGGGGGAGAAGGTGGAGTGCTGGGGATCGTGGGCTGCCCTTACTGGGGTCTGCATCTCCAGCGAGGCCGTCACTGCCCACGGAGGCTGGGCGCCGGAAAGCCTCGGAGAAGCTGTGGGGCCGATGCGGGCCAGAAGTACGGGCACCTCGGCCCTTCACTTCAGGAGCCTGTTGGGGGACAGTGCCGAGAGGCTGGGACCGGGAGGAACGAGAGAACAGGACAAAGAACTACCCTCAACTCCCAGCCTGGACGTGCTTAAACAGTCGTAAACCAATGAGAGCCGGGCTGTCAAAGACAGTTTGTTTTGGTATGTCcctatcccccaccccccacatcgGTTTGCGACTTAAGTCTTAGCAATAACTAGAGGGATGAGTCACAGGCCTCAGGGTCCTGTAACCACAGACGCCTGCGATTGGCTCGAGCTCACCACAGAGGCTGTTGATTGGCTCCTCAGGACTCACCCGCGGCGGGTCCCTGGAGCTGGGCCTCCCATTGGTGGGGCCCACGTGCACCAGGTGGTTGAAGTTGGTAGGCGGTGAGATGAGTTTGGAGCGCACCACCGGGTCCTTCAGCATCTCCCTGCAGGTGGGCAGAGTAAGTATGGGGGGCGAGGCACGAAGCCCTGTCCTCTCCCAGTAGGTGAGCTCTTCGCCCCGCCCACAGAGGCGGGCCAGCCCCCACGCAGGCGCACCTGCGTTGCTGCTTCTGCTGCTCCTCCGACACCTGGAAGAGGAAGTGGCGCTTGCTCTTGGTGCGAAACAGCTGGCGCCGGCTGTTGTCGGTGAGGTCGGGGATGTCGAACTCATCCTTCTCTGTGGGAGAAACAGAAAACAGGACTGTGCCCACAAGTCCCAGGGCCCCAGTTAGCTCGCGCTCAGGTCATATGCACAAACTTCTTACCCGCCAGCTGGTTCCTGAGGTAGGTCAGACGGACCTTCTCGGCGCCGTAGAGGAACAAGGAGCCCTCCGGATTCAGGGGCCGCACCTGAGGCAGCAGGCAAAGTTTAGGCCGTGCCGCCCCGCTCCGCCCCAGGGGTTTGGGCAGGCCCTCACCTTCTTGAGCGGTACAGTCTGCACCCATTCTGCTCTCCTCAATTCAAACACATCGATGGCGCTCTCGCTGAACACTGTCAGGTAGGGGGCTGCGTAACCTGCAGGCAGGAAACTGCCTGTGCTGTGCAGCCCCCAGCAAATCAGGCACCTCTCTGTGCTTGTTTCCGTCTCTGCGCCGCAGGGAACACCCCCTGCCCTGTCGCAGCACATGCAAAAGTCCTCCCCGGAAAATTCTCCCTGCTGCCCTACAACCGCCGGAACAAATCAGAGTACGGAGCACTCGATTCGTACCTCGCACACTTTTAAACGCTTCGCATGTTTGTTCTCCCTTAATTCTTTTTctcgctctttttttttaaaagacaggatcTGGTATATCaccccaggttggtcttgaattcctggtctctacctcagcctcttgagtggcagagattacaggtgcacacaccccaccccacccccttaaTTCTCAAACTCTAAGCAGGCACTATTATTAATACCCTTAACTTACAGATGAGGGAATGGAAACTTGGGAGCTAAGTAATggtcaaggtcacccagctaatGAGCAATGGCTGGGATTTGGCCCTGGACAGTCTGGGTTCAAAGCCTACAATGCTGAATATCTACACCCAAGCCATAAGCCCCACCCCAGAAGAGCCAATGCTCATGAAGGAAACTGTCTCTCTTTTCCAGCCCTCACCCCACTATGCCAGTTACTTGTGAATACACCTAACTGCCAGGCTGCCCCCTGccccattcatttactcattcctACAGTCACAGCCCTGGAGTGTGCTTGCCTGGGCAGGGTGCTGGatatagatgaagaaaccaacCCAGCCCATTCCCCAGGCCCCCAGTGCACCAGGCTAGTCATCAGTAGGAGGTGATGAGAGCCAGGACACAGGTCTGAACAGAGGTAGGaaagcagagaagggaagggcCAGTGATGGGGAGGGTGGAGCTGGGAGCATGAAGGCACTAGCAACAATGACCGCAATTGTAGCAGTCATATTTGGAGTGCCTACCAGCTCTAGGCTCTGCATTGACACTGGTGCTGGACTTGGTTAAGAGTTTTCTGAGTACAAAAGGAAGGAGAGCAGATCAAGACATGGAAGTATAAGGTCTCATGAAGCCAGCAAGAGCAGGATAGGGTGTGGTTGGGGTGGAGTATGCTCTGGCATCAAGGGCTGGGGTGTGTAGGGCTTCCAATGCTGAGGAATTGGGTTAAGACCCTGTTTTCCATACACTGAAGGTACCTGGCCCCCCAGACAGGCCCTCTGTAGGCCTTACCCCAGCCCGTGGGTGCTGCTGGCCACAGCAGCTCGTGGCCACGAGACTTGCGGCCTGTGCCATCCACATAGACACCAGCAGTGGTGAAGAGCAGCAGGAACTCACTGAGGCTGAGCTCTACGGCGCCTAGCGCCTCGCCCAGGCCCCCGCGGGATGGTGGCAGCTCCTCAGGCACCAGACTAGACCCCAGCACCAAGGGTGCAGCCTCGTTGAGCAGCGGGTAGAGTGTGAAGCCACCGGCGGCACCCACACACAGCCGGTCACCCAGCAGCCCCAGGCTCTGCACAGGTGCAGGTGCCTGCAACTCACGAATGCGATGCTGCCAGGGCCCAGGGCCTGGGCCCAGCTGGTAGCAGAGCACTTGGCGCTTGACAGCTACACAGAGCACTGGGGTGCGGGCCTGTAGGATGCTCCCAGCTACCAGAACCTGGCAGCCTCGAGACTCAGGGATCTTGGCACCTGCTGCCTCTGAGCTCTCCAGCTCAGGCAGGGCAAAGAGGCGTACGCTGGGGCCGCGGCCACACAGCACAATCAGCAGGCCTGCCGTGGGGCTCATGGCCAGCCGCTGCACCCGCCGGCACTCCCCGACCTGGAAGATGTCTGCAGGGTTGTGAAGGGGAGAGTGTCACCCACAGGTGGGTGTGAAGCAGCACATCCCCATCCTCCTCTGGGTTGACCCCACCTATGCCCACCCTGGTCCGGTGTTGGGATGTACCATTGCTGTGCAGATGGATCACAAACAGCCCCTCCTCAGTGCCCAGAGCAAGCCTCTCCTGATCTGATAGAAGAAGGAATATGGTCAGAGGTCAGAGGGCCTGTCTGATGGTGGAGAGACTGGGCAACCTGTCTGCCCTTGCTGAGCCTGTTTCTCTGGAGGAGGTGGGGGTACCCACCGTCCCTGCATCTCTAGGCCCTTCTCTCCCAGAATCAGGACCAGCTCTAAAGAGGTAGAGCCATGGGAGCAGGTAAGAGGCCCACCACCTCGAGCTGTGGGATTTGAGTTTCATGCCTCTTTCCCAGCTGTCAGTCACTGAGGGGCCCTGCTGAGTCGCAGTTTCCCTGCTGAATGTAAGTGAGCCTCATGGCAGCTCCACCCAGGAGATATGAAGCTCTGGGTGATTCCTCTACTATACCTAGGGTCTCCTAGCTGCTAGAGAGCCAGGACTGGAACCCTCACTGTCTTGTTCAAAGCCCTGGCTCCTTCTACttgcttgagattttttttttttttaagacagagtctcttggctcggcacctgtggctcaagcggctaaggcaccagccacatacatcaaagctggtgggtttgaatccagcccgggcctgccaaacaacgacaactgcaaccaaaaaatacagctgggcgttgtggcaggcgcctgtggtcccagctacttgggaggacgaggtaagagaattgcttaagcccaggagttggaggttgctgtgagctccacagcggcactctacccagggcaatggcttgaggctctgtctcaaaaaaaaaaaagtctcaaggtgtggccctatgtagagtgccatagcatcacagctcacagcaatctcaagctcttgtgcttaagcaattctgttgcctcagcctcccaagtagctgggactacaggtgcctgtcaaaacacccagctatatttttgttatttttgttgttgttgcagttgtcattgttgttttaactggccagggctgggttagaacccaccagcctgggtgttatgtggctggcaccctacccactgagctataggtaaCCGCCTTGAGATTCTTTTAGAAAAagcagaaactgaggcataaagaaACGGAGTGACAAAAAGGTAGGCCCTCTGTCCCATGGTGTGGGACTCTTCATGCAGCTGAGcacagaggagggcagagaggatACATGTGCAAAGCTGaatctggctctggctctggctcataGCTGCAGGTAATGGGCAGTGACAGTGGCCCCCTGGACAATGCCTGGGCCTGCACCAACCCTACAGGCCCAGACTACTCCCTCAAGCTGGCTCACCGAGGATGGCAGCGCAGAGTGTATGGGACAGCAAAGGCAGCCCATTGTCGTAGGCCTCCTTGAGTGTGTACACGGGCCGAGGCCTTGGCCGTGTGTCCAGCAGCAGCCTCTGCAGCTCGCCCAGCATGTGCAGCCAGCGCTCCCGCTCCCCCTCACTCTCAGCCAGCAGTAGCACAGTGCATGTGGTAGGTGGCACAGTCAGCTGGGAGGCCGTCACCTGTGGGGAGGGTCCAGGCTGGAGGGCTGTGGGTATCTTTTCTCTCTTGCTGTCTCTACCAGCCAATATGCATGTACATCAAGCATGTGCTTGCTGGGTGCAGTGCTAGGCACTGTCCACAGCAGAGGTCAAGCTAGTCAGGTGGTCAGACAAGAATGTGGACAGACAATTCCAGAGCCCTGTGTGACTAGCACCATGATAGGACAGGGACAGACCTTTGGGAATGAGAGTACAGCCCCTAACCCAGCTCAAGAGGTGAAGGATGACTTCCCAGGGAACAAAACACTTCTGCCAGAGCCTGAAGGTGAGTGGACTAACTTAGAGTTGGTCAAGGTGGGTGAGGAGCTGGGGACCAGTTTGGGCTAGCGGTTGCATACAGAGGGAACAGAACATGAAGGACTGAGGAGGCACATATGGGCAGAGAGTGCTCTTGGAAATGAAGAAAGCAAGGTGTGGCCAGAGCTGGGAGAGGTGGCAGGGAAGAGGGCTGGAGGCCTACAGGGTCAGATCCATGGGGCCTCAAGGCCCCGGTCAGGAGCACCCTGAGGCTGATGGGAAGCTACAGAGGGTCCTAAATAAGGCAACTGTGGCCAGAGCTTGTGTGGGAAGCTCACTGTGGCTCCAGGTTGGAGAGCCCATTAGGGCCAGAATGTTGGCCACTGTGGCTATTATGTGGAGAGGTAGACAGTGTCTGCAATGGGGATAGCCTGGGGAAGTGGATAATGACTGACCTTAGACACTCACCCTAAAAATACGTGGCAGGTCCTTGGTCTGAGCGTGGATGACATCAGAGGCCAGGACAGGAGTGGCCAAGAACTGAGGGTCCCTAAGAGGTCCATGGAGCAGGTTAGAGGTCTCACTGTCCTCGGCTGCCCCTTACCACTAGTCCCTAGCAAcgtctccctgcctccacccacctCAGATCCAGTGCTTGCAGGAGGGCCCCACTAGCTGGGCTGAGCCGTGGGTCAGGGGCATCAAACAGCAGCAGGCGAGAGTCACTGAGCGCAGCAAACACCCGCTGCCAGCCACGACGGACACCAGAGGGCCGTGGCACCTGGGGGAAGGCAGGCATGGGAGGGCCTGTGCAGGCACTTAGCCCCCCATGCtgaccccctcccccagcccctgctcaCCGATAGGAAACCCTcataggcagtgcctgtgcctgTTTCAGGGTGCACTCCCAGGGCTGTATGGAGAAGGTCAGGGGGCacagggcagggtggggcctTCAGGGCACAGGTTGAGTGACAGAAGTAGCCGCAGACTGTGGGGAAAGCAGAAGAGGGCAGATAGTGTGAAGCTGGGAGGGGACAGCCTTGAGCCAGCCCCAGCTTCCCTGAGGCCATGGTGGCAACTAAACAGTCACCAATTCCCTGACAGGTGAGAAAAAAACACTGAGGCCTGaggctcaagtagtagggtgccagccccatatactggaggtggcaggttcaaacccggtcctggccaaaaaccgcaaaaaaaaaaaaaaaaaaagcaaaaaactgagCAGTGGGGCATTGGACATTGGACCCATAGGCACTAAAGATGCTGGGTTGGGAGAAATAGCATGGGTATGGCAAGGTCACACAGGGGCTGTGGCTGGAGTGTGGATGTGGGTGTGGGGAGTGCTGGGGGTTCTCACCGTCACAGCCCAGGCCCTGGCGACCCAGGCCCAGCATCAGTGAGGTGCAGCGGAGACATTTGGTGGGAGATGGGAAGCTCCGGGGGCGCAGCATGTGTGAGCCAAGCTGAGGAGGGGGAACATGGCATTACCTATGTGTGTCACAGCCTCCCAGGGCCATGACCCTATCCCTGAGGGCTCAGAAAACCCCAAATATATCTGCTGGCCATGATGTGCATGGAAGATCCCATAGAGCTTGGTAGAATAGCTTAGTGCCCCTGCCCCAGTTGCCCCACTGGGTGCTGACCTTAGCAGGAGGACCTTCTGCAGGGGCTGTGGTGGCAGCAGGCACTCTGGGGAACACTGCCTGCAGGAGCATGAGTGAACTGGTGAGAAGGGCAGGGTGTGGGGCCCAGCCCCCCATCCCTGGGACCACCACTGGTCCTCACCCCTGAGCGCAGGCTTCGTCGACCCTCTGGCCTTAGCTCTGGCTCCACCCCAGGTCTTGGGGCCTCTCCTGAAATGCCAGCCTCCTTGGCAGGATCTTTCTGGAGATGGGAGAGGGAAGGACAAAGTTGAGGCTTCCCATGCCTCATGCCAGAACTTCTCCCTGACCAGCCCCTCTCCCTTGCTCTTACCTCTGAGCTCCAGAAGGACAAGAAGGGAATCAGGGAGTTTGACGGCTTGGGGTCTGCAAGTAGAGGGTATAGGTCACTGGGTGGGGTCCCTGGACCTTTTGAACCCAAGGCCAGCAGGGACCTCAGTTCCTGCCTGAATAAAATGGGAAGGGACCACAAGCTGGGGGCGGAGCTGgaacatagcaggtgctcaatgaGTGCTGGTCACAGATGACAGGGTAAGCGGCAGAGACCAAGAACAGACTCCTGTCCCCACAGCCCTGCCAGGCCATCACAGGAGCCCCTTGGTGACCTTGAGGCTGTAGTGAGGGCCTAGCTCCAGGACAGGTGGGCAGTGGCCACTCACCCCCAGGCCCACGGGCCCGCAGTTCTTCCCGAAGTGCGGCCAGTTCCTGCTGCAGGGTCTGACTCTGTTTCTCAGCCTCCTGCAGACGACTGGGGGAGAACAGTAAGGCTTACCTCTGGCCTCTCCATGGAGCCCAACCACACAGCGTCTGCCCCAGCCTCACCGCTCAGCCTGCAGCTGGGCCTCCTGCACCTGCGTCAGCCGCTCCTGCAGACCCTGCTTAGCGCGGATCTCAGCCTCCAGCGCCGACTGCAGCTCTAGCCTGGCTGAGGCCTCCATCTTCTGCAGCCGTCGTGCCTTCCACTGGTGGTCCTAGTGGCCATGGGACACTCATGTAAGATACTCTCTGGGCCTGGCTGCCTCAGGGACCCCCTCATACAAGAGCACATTGCTATCCATGCCTCCTGGTCAGGCTCAAAGCCCCAGCTTGGTCACTGACCTACTGTGAACTCAGGTCAGTCACTGAACTAGGAGCTCGAAGAGTCTCCACCTGCAAGGTGAGGCTACTGGCGCCCCCCAACCCCCAAGGGTGTCTCTGGGGCTCACCAGTGGCCGGGCAGGGAGGGTCTGGGTGCCTACATTCCTCAAGGATTCTAGCTCTTCGGCCATCTTGGTGGCTAGAGCCTGCAGGTAGCCTCTTGAGACCTTCTCATCATTCACCCTAATGGAAAAGGGTCTTGGTCAGGGGCTAGGCCCTCAGTCCTGCCCAGGCATTACCCCAGCCCACTGACACCCACCAGCGGAGCATGTCGGCAATCTGGACCTCCCAGTTGCTCTCGGTCTCCCGCCGCTCGCCCTCTAACCGCTGCTTGCTCTGCTGCTCTTGTGCCAGCTCTTCTGCCAACTGGGGGCCGGGTGGGAAGGCAGGCTCAGACTTAGAGTGCACCAGCAGCCCTGGCCATCTGCTGGCTCTGCAAAGGACCCCTAGCACCCTGAGCCCCATCTATGTCTTCCCTAGCTTGCTTGCTACAGCTTGCCCACCCAAAGGGACCCTGCCAGCTTTCCCACTCTCTTGTCTATCTGGCCCTCCATCAGCCCTGCTCACCCGCTCCTGCTCCAGGCTCAGCCTCTGGTTCTCCTCCTGCAGTCGGCACAGAGCTTCTTCCTTCCCACTCAGCCTAGGGAAGAGAAGATCAAGGCAGTGACTCCCAGTCTGGTCTGGGCTGAGCCTGTCTCCACTGCCCCTGTTGCCCAGCTTACCCCTGGCTGTGGACCTGCTCCAGCTGCTCGCGTAGGGTGGCTACCTCCTTCCTCAGTTGGGCCTCCTGAGGCCCACTCTTGAGCAGTCCCATGCCATTGGTCTCAGAGGCTGTGTGGACAGTCTTGAGAACATAGACAGGGGTCAGGGTAGGGGCCCAGGAGGCCACCTGTAGGACACAGGCCTGGTCCCAAGGCCATGAGTGGGGTCAGGCCCAGGGGAAAATGCCTCTTGCCAAAGGGATAAGACCTCACCTTGACCTGAGAACACTCCTCAAGGCTTTGCTCCTGCTGTCCCTGCAACTGTGTTATCTCCTGGCTCAGGGTAGCCACCTGGGCCTCCAGCTGTCATGGGTGCAGAAGCAGCCAGTGCTGTCTTTGCCCACGCCAATCCCTCTGCCCCAGCATGCCATAGATTCAGGCTCTGCCAGCCACAGCAGGCATGAGGAGGCAGTGGGCTCTGAGGTGACCCATCCTgctcacccacctccctctggGCAGTCTGGGCTTCCTCCAGCTGGGAGCTCAGGGTCTGGGTCTGGCTGGCTAGGGCTGCTTCTCTCTTCTGGGCCTCCTGCAGCCTCTGAAGCAACTCCTCCTGCCGCCCCTGAGCTCTGCATAGCTCCTGTTCCTGCACCTGCAGCCCTGCCCGTGCCTCAGCCAGATCCTGAGGGGTTGCAGGGGAGAGGGCAAGGCCCAGAGTCAGGGCATGGCCCTTTGTAGCATGGAGTCCTGAGCCACTCACCCGCCTCAGCAGGCCCTCACCTGGTGGAGCTGATCTCTCTCCAGCTGTGGGTCACTGTCCTGAGTTGGGCTACTAGCAGGGGGCCCATCCGTCTGGGACAAGGGGGCATTGCTGTCCCTCAGTGTCTCTGCCAGGAATAGTCACTGAGACCTGCACATACTGACTGCCCCACCCTCAGCCAGGTACTGTATGTGCAGTGTCTCATAAAACCTTCTCCTTGGCCCATTTTCCCCGTGCAGGCTCAGAGGGTTTACCATACttccccaagatcacacagcatgTACAGAGCAGGGGCAGGACTGGAACCCAGGTGGGACTCAGGGGTAGGGGTAGGAAGGAGGCAGCAATACCTGACAACCTCTCCCGCAGAGTCTGCACTTCCTTTCGTAGCTGCTGCAGCTCCCAATGGTCCAAGGGGGTGTGTGGGGCCTCTGGCATAGGAGGTGGTGCCCATAGGTGAGCAGCTACTCTTGTAGCAGCTGCCACCAGGACCACTCTCAGCCTCAGCCAGCTTTGGCCCTACTGCTCCCTGTACCTTGGTGCTTCTGGCTCAGCTCCACCTTCCCTTGCTCTAGACAGTGGAGCTTCTGCTCCAGAGCAGCCAGTGGTTTAGAGATGCTCTCAGGACTGGGACTGGGGGAGGACAAAGATGACACATATTGACAGAAAGCCCTctccatcttcctgcctccaaTCACTCAATCATCCAAGACAAAACCTGCCTTGGGAGACCCCAGGTTGATGTCATAGGCAGTGGCTCCAAGGCATAGTCTTCAGGGTCCCTAGGCCCAGGTTCAAGCCCTAGTCCTGGCCTTTCCAAGCTGTTTCACCTTCAACCTAACATCTCAGTTTCAGTTTCCTCACAGGGAAATGGTGGTGATAACAAGGCCCCTCCAAGGACCATTGAGAAGACAGGACCAGGTGACATGGGCTAAGGTGGCCCCAATGAATGGGCATCAGAGGCATTTCCTTCCACCTCAAGAGCATTTCTCATCCGGACCTTGCTGCAGTTTCAGACCAGCCCCTCGAGTGGGTGATTGTCCACTCATTTTTACAGAGGTACTAAGTGAGGCTTGGGAGCTGAAGGAGCTTCAAACTCTAGGTTTCTGGCTCCATGTCCACCAGGGACCTTGATGACATGTAGGCTTGGAGCACCTGTCATGTATGGGTGCTGGGTAGCTATTCTGCCCTCTTCCCCAGTGCCCTAATGGCTACAATCCCAGCAACTTCCAGGCCAGGCAGCCCCCAGCTGCCCACCAGGTGTATGAGGACTAGACTCACCTTCCAGAGGTATACGTGAAGCCCACGAATGGCAGGTGGTGGCCTGAGAAGGTCCCGTGGGAGGGCGGCGGCAATGTTCCCTGTAGGAAAAGAGGCAAAGTCAATAGGCACAGTTCCAGGGagaggcctgagaaccaggaggaCCCTTGAACCTGCTCATCTGGGAATATAAGGGTATGACACagatgccccccacccccagctcctatGAGTCCCCAACAACATGGTCTCCTGGGGCTGTTGggagatttcttctttctttttttttttttgtagagacagtctcaccttatcaccctcggtagagtgccatggcgtcacacagctcacagcaacctccaaatccttgggcttaggcgattctcttgcctcagcctcccaagtagctgggactacaggcgcccgccacaaggcccagctatttagATTTCTTCTTTCTATGAATGCTGATTAATAGGATGACACAACCCATCCAGCTTAGGTGATCCAGAACTCTCATGAGCCCTCAAGATCCACAGGCCTCACCCCTAACCCACCCCAGAGAGTTTCTGGAGGGTTCCCACAGCCAGCCAAGGGCAGGGCACCTCTCTGCCTTCAGTAGTATCTGCCACTCACTGGGTGGTTGAGGGTATCATCATCCACATCGAAGTTGGACGTGTCCATGGGCCCTTGGAGTTCAGGGACATAGGGAGCAGTGCTGGTTGCCAGCCGCTCCCAGTCCACACCCTCAAAGAAGGGATGGTTCCGGAAGTCGTCCAGCCCCCCACGGCCCAGCCGCTCTTCCTGGCGGCACAGCAGATGGCGGATCAAGTCTTGGGCACTGGCTGGCACATCAGGCATGTCTGGTGGGAACTGTAGGTGGTCCTGCAGGCAAGGGATGAGGCTGGTCAAGTGTCCGGGACCCCAGCCTCGCCTGCAGGGAATTCCAACCACACAGACTTGGAAGTCCAACTGCCTTCCCCAGAATCCCAGAGCTTGGCAGCCAGACCTCATGGTTCATGATCTTGCCATAGGTTTCCACTAAGGATTCGGCATAGAAGGGTGTCTCCCCAAAGAGCAGCTCGTAGGCGCAGACTCCCAGTGACCACCAGTCGCACTGTGGACCAT
This is a stretch of genomic DNA from Nycticebus coucang isolate mNycCou1 chromosome 14, mNycCou1.pri, whole genome shotgun sequence. It encodes these proteins:
- the CDC42BPG gene encoding serine/threonine-protein kinase MRCK gamma isoform X1; protein product: MERRLRALERLARGEAGGGPGLDGLLDLLLGLHHELSSTPLRRERNVAQFLSWASPFVTKVKELRLQRDDFEILKVIGRGAFGEVAVVRQRDSGKIFAMKMLHKWEMLKRAETACFREERDVLVKGDSRWVTTLHYAFQDEEYLYLVMDYYAGGDLLTLLSRFEDRLPPELAQFYLAEMVLAIHSLHQLGYVHRDVKPDNILLDMNGHIRLADFGSCLRLNNNGMVDSSVAVGTPDYISPEILQAMEEGKGHYGPQCDWWSLGVCAYELLFGETPFYAESLVETYGKIMNHEDHLQFPPDMPDVPASAQDLIRHLLCRQEERLGRGGLDDFRNHPFFEGVDWERLATSTAPYVPELQGPMDTSNFDVDDDTLNHPGTLPPPSHGTFSGHHLPFVGFTYTSGSPSPESISKPLAALEQKLHCLEQGKVELSQKHQEAPHTPLDHWELQQLRKEVQTLRERLSETLRDSNAPLSQTDGPPASSPTQDSDPQLERDQLHQDLAEARAGLQVQEQELCRAQGRQEELLQRLQEAQKREAALASQTQTLSSQLEEAQTAQRELEAQVATLSQEITQLQGQQEQSLEECSQVKTVHTASETNGMGLLKSGPQEAQLRKEVATLREQLEQVHSQGLSGKEEALCRLQEENQRLSLEQERLAEELAQEQQSKQRLEGERRETESNWEVQIADMLRWVNDEKVSRGYLQALATKMAEELESLRNVGTQTLPARPLDHQWKARRLQKMEASARLELQSALEAEIRAKQGLQERLTQVQEAQLQAERRLQEAEKQSQTLQQELAALREELRARGPGDPKPSNSLIPFLSFWSSEKDPAKEAGISGEAPRPGVEPELRPEGRRSLRSGAVFPRVPAATTAPAEGPPAKLGSHMLRPRSFPSPTKCLRCTSLMLGLGRQGLGCDVCGYFCHSTCALKAPPCPVPPDLLHTALGVHPETGTGTAYEGFLSVPRPSGVRRGWQRVFAALSDSRLLLFDAPDPRLSPASGALLQALDLRDPQFLATPVLASDVIHAQTKDLPRIFRPGPSPQVTASQLTVPPTTCTVLLLAESEGERERWLHMLGELQRLLLDTRPRPRPVYTLKEAYDNGLPLLSHTLCAAILDQERLALGTEEGLFVIHLHSNDIFQVGECRRVQRLAMSPTAGLLIVLCGRGPSVRLFALPELESSEAAGAKIPESRGCQVLVAGSILQARTPVLCVAVKRQVLCYQLGPGPGPWQHRIRELQAPAPVQSLGLLGDRLCVGAAGGFTLYPLLNEAAPLVLGSSLVPEELPPSRGGLGEALGAVELSLSEFLLLFTTAGVYVDGTGRKSRGHELLWPAAPTGWGYAAPYLTVFSESAIDVFELRRAEWVQTVPLKKVRPLNPEGSLFLYGAEKVRLTYLRNQLAEKDEFDIPDLTDNSRRQLFRTKSKRHFLFQVSEEQQKQQRREMLKDPVVRSKLISPPTNFNHLVHVGPTNGRPSSRDPPRAPEVKGRGARTSGPHRPHSFSEAFRRPASVGSDGLAGDADPTVKRKPWTSLSSESVSCPQGSLNPAASLIQVSERPRSLPPAPESESTP
- the CDC42BPG gene encoding serine/threonine-protein kinase MRCK gamma isoform X3 — its product is MERRLRALERLARGEAGGGPGLDGLLDLLLGLHHELSSTPLRRERNVAQFLSWASPFVTKVKELRLQRDDFEILKVIGRGAFGEVAVVRQRDSGKIFAMKMLHKWEMLKRAETACFREERDVLVKGDSRWVTTLHYAFQDEEYLYLVMDYYAGGDLLTLLSRFEDRLPPELAQFYLAEMVLAIHSLHQLGYVHRDVKPDNILLDMNGHIRLADFGSCLRLNNNGMVDSSVAVGTPDYISPEILQAMEEGKGHYGPQCDWWSLGVCAYELLFGETPFYAESLVETYGKIMNHEDHLQFPPDMPDVPASAQDLIRHLLCRQEERLGRGGLDDFRNHPFFEGVDWERLATSTAPYVPELQGPMDTSNFDVDDDTLNHPGTLPPPSHGTFSGHHLPFVGFTYTSGSPSPESISKPLAALEQKLHCLEQGKVELSQKHQEAPHTPLDHWELQQLRKEVQTLRERLSETLRDSNAPLSQTDGPPASSPTQDSDPQLERDQLHQDLAEARAGLQVQEQELCRAQGRQEELLQRLQEAQKREAALASQTQTLSSQLEEAQTAQRELEAQVATLSQEITQLQGQQEQSLEECSQVKTVHTASETNGMGLLKSGPQEAQLRKEVATLREQLEQVHSQGLSGKEEALCRLQEENQRLSLEQERLAEELAQEQQSKQRLEGERRETESNWEVQIADMLRWVNDEKVSRGYLQALATKMAEELESLRNVGTQTLPARPLDHQWKARRLQKMEASARLELQSALEAEIRAKQGLQERLTQVQEAQLQAERRLQEAEKQSQTLQQELAALREELRARGPGDPKPSNSLIPFLSFWSSEKDPAKEAGISGEAPRPGVEPELRPEGRRSLRSGAVFPRVPAATTAPAEGPPAKLGSHMLRPRSFPSPTKCLRCTSLMLGLGRQGLGCDVCGYFCHSTCALKAPPCPVPPDLLHTALGVHPETGTGTAYEGFLSVPRPSGVRRGWQRVFAALSDSRLLLFDAPDPRLSPASGALLQALDLRDPQFLATPVLASDVIHAQTKDLPRIFRVTASQLTVPPTTCTVLLLAESEGERERWLHMLGELQRLLLDTRPRPRPVYTLKEAYDNGLPLLSHTLCAAILDQERLALGTEEGLFVIHLHSNDIFQVGECRRVQRLAMSPTAGLLIVLCGRGPSVRLFALPELESSEAAGAKIPESRGCQVLVAGSILQARTPVLCVAVKRQVLCYQLGPGPGPWQHRIRELQAPAPVQSLGLLGDRLCVGAAGGFTLYPLLNEAAPLVLGSSLVPEELPPSRGGLGEALGAVELSLSEFLLLFTTAGVYVDGTGRKSRGHELLWPAAPTGWGYAAPYLTVFSESAIDVFELRRAEWVQTVPLKKVRPLNPEGSLFLYGAEKVRLTYLRNQLAEKDEFDIPDLTDNSRRQLFRTKSKRHFLFQVSEEQQKQQRREMLKDPVVRSKLISPPTNFNHLVHVGPTNGRPSSRDPPRAPEVKGRGARTSGPHRPHSFSEAFRRPASVGSDGLAGDADPTVKRKPWTSLSSESVSCPQGSLNPAASLIQVSERPRSLPPAPESESTP